From Streptomyces sp. NBC_00775, one genomic window encodes:
- a CDS encoding TIGR03943 family putative permease subunit, translated as MNRQAQAAVLFLVGAAVLHAGSTDLYLRYVKAGLQPLLLGAGVVLIVAAVATVWYEVRAGRSGRGMRWPRGARSAPEDGRPEAERDDVHGERGGSGEDDGHGDDLGDSHGDEHGHGHREPRISWLLVLPLLALILVAPPALGSYSAMRTGTALQAPFGYPALPAGDPLPLGLVDYAGRAAYDHGRSLGDRRIRITGFVALDRSGTPYLVRMALNCCAADAQPVKIGLSGRIPPVLQPDTWLEVTGTYTSKRTKDPVNGGIIPFLKVSQARPVPTPHDPYDESWNN; from the coding sequence GTGAACCGGCAGGCACAGGCGGCGGTGCTCTTCCTGGTCGGCGCTGCGGTGCTGCACGCGGGCAGCACCGATCTCTATCTGCGGTACGTCAAGGCGGGGTTGCAGCCCTTGCTGCTCGGAGCGGGCGTGGTGCTGATCGTCGCGGCTGTGGCCACGGTCTGGTACGAGGTGCGGGCGGGACGTTCGGGGCGCGGGATGCGCTGGCCGCGCGGGGCGCGTTCGGCGCCGGAGGACGGCCGGCCCGAGGCCGAGCGCGACGACGTACACGGGGAGAGAGGCGGGAGCGGAGAGGACGACGGCCACGGGGACGACCTGGGGGACAGCCATGGCGATGAGCACGGGCACGGACACCGTGAACCGCGTATCTCCTGGCTTCTCGTCCTCCCGCTGCTCGCCCTGATCCTGGTCGCCCCGCCCGCCCTGGGCTCCTACAGCGCCATGCGCACCGGCACGGCCCTGCAAGCACCGTTCGGCTACCCCGCTCTCCCCGCCGGCGATCCGCTGCCGCTCGGCCTGGTCGACTACGCCGGCCGCGCGGCCTATGACCACGGGCGCTCCCTCGGCGACCGGCGGATCAGGATCACCGGCTTCGTGGCCCTCGACCGCAGCGGTACGCCCTACCTGGTCCGCATGGCCCTGAACTGCTGCGCCGCCGACGCCCAGCCCGTCAAGATCGGCCTGTCCGGACGGATTCCGCCCGTCCTCCAGCCCGACACCTGGCTCGAAGTCACCGGCACCTACACCAGCAAGCGGACCAAGGATCCCGTCAACGGCGGCATCATCCCGTTCCTCAAGGTGAGCCAGGCCAGGCCGGTGCCGACGCCGCACGACCCGTACGACGAGAGCTGGAACAACTGA
- a CDS encoding permease: protein MTITKAAPPPVDHRDAADRQGWRGWQFNSPLVLTMLLLLLVALQGTVRRALSAPVMQSWMTVFVAVVIQALPFLVLGVLLSAVIAVFVPPSFFARALPSRPALAVPVAGMAGAILPGCECASVPVAGALVRRGVTPAAALAFLLSAPAINPIVLTATAVAFPRDPEMVLARFVASLLVACAMGWLWQRLGRTDWLRPPARPAHEGLGKGAAFWGSVRHDVMHAGGFLVVGAMAAATLKAVVPASWLHAAAGNPVVSVLALAVLAVLLSICSEADAFVVASLSQFSLTARLAFLVVGPMIDLKLFAMQVGTFGRGFALRFAPTTFALAILMSVLVGTVLL, encoded by the coding sequence GTGACCATCACCAAGGCAGCCCCGCCCCCGGTCGACCATCGCGACGCGGCCGACCGGCAGGGCTGGCGGGGCTGGCAGTTCAACTCCCCGCTCGTCCTGACCATGCTGCTGCTCCTGCTGGTCGCGTTGCAGGGGACGGTGCGCCGGGCGCTGTCGGCGCCGGTGATGCAGAGCTGGATGACCGTGTTCGTCGCGGTGGTGATCCAGGCCCTGCCCTTCCTCGTCCTCGGTGTGCTGCTGTCGGCGGTCATCGCGGTGTTCGTCCCGCCGTCGTTCTTCGCCCGCGCGCTGCCCAGCCGGCCCGCCCTCGCGGTGCCGGTCGCCGGAATGGCCGGTGCGATCCTGCCCGGCTGCGAGTGCGCCTCCGTGCCGGTGGCCGGGGCGCTGGTACGCCGGGGCGTCACGCCCGCGGCGGCGCTGGCGTTCCTGCTGTCCGCCCCGGCGATCAACCCGATCGTGCTGACCGCCACCGCTGTGGCGTTTCCGCGCGATCCGGAGATGGTCCTCGCCCGGTTCGTGGCGAGTCTGCTCGTGGCGTGCGCGATGGGGTGGCTGTGGCAACGCCTCGGCCGCACCGACTGGCTGCGCCCACCGGCCCGCCCGGCGCACGAGGGCCTCGGAAAGGGGGCGGCGTTCTGGGGGTCCGTACGGCACGACGTGATGCACGCCGGCGGGTTCCTCGTCGTCGGCGCGATGGCCGCGGCCACACTCAAGGCCGTCGTGCCGGCGAGCTGGCTGCACGCCGCGGCCGGCAACCCCGTGGTGTCGGTCCTCGCCCTGGCGGTCCTCGCCGTGCTGCTGTCGATCTGCTCGGAGGCGGACGCGTTCGTGGTCGCGTCACTCTCCCAGTTCTCGCTCACCGCACGGCTGGCGTTCCTCGTCGTCGGACCGATGATCGACCTGAAGCTGTTCGCCATGCAGGTCGGCACGTTCGGCCGCGGATTCGCCCTGCGGTTCGCCCCCACCACCTTCGCCCTGGCGATCCTCATGTCGGTCCTGGTCGGGACGGTGCTGCTGTGA